Proteins found in one Subtercola endophyticus genomic segment:
- the istB gene encoding IS21-like element helper ATPase IstB, producing MDDATKQIVHLATALKAPRIRDAASRLADHARDASWSYEEYLAAVLDREVAARNASGAQLRIRAAGFPAHKTIEDFSFEHQPGIRRDQITPLAAGGYLTEARNVVLLGPPGTGKTHIAIALGVAAAGHGHRVLFATATEWVTRLQDTHRAGKLPDELKRLRRYGLIIVDEVGYLPFEQDAANLFFQLVSSRYEHASLILTSNLTFAKWGDVFGDQAVAAAMIDRIVHHADVLTLKGASYRLKNAGIDTLPSVKAETRS from the coding sequence ATGGACGACGCTACGAAACAGATCGTGCACCTCGCGACCGCGTTGAAAGCACCTCGGATCAGAGACGCCGCCAGCAGGCTCGCCGATCATGCTCGCGACGCGAGCTGGAGCTATGAGGAATACCTTGCCGCGGTTCTTGACCGGGAAGTCGCGGCGAGGAACGCGTCCGGCGCGCAGCTCAGAATCCGTGCCGCGGGGTTCCCTGCACACAAAACGATCGAGGACTTCTCGTTCGAGCATCAGCCAGGGATCCGCCGTGACCAGATCACCCCGCTCGCTGCGGGCGGCTACCTCACCGAAGCTCGGAACGTCGTGCTCCTCGGGCCGCCCGGAACAGGGAAAACCCACATCGCGATCGCGTTGGGCGTCGCGGCCGCCGGACATGGTCATCGTGTGTTGTTCGCGACCGCGACCGAATGGGTCACCCGCCTGCAAGACACCCACCGGGCCGGGAAGCTGCCCGACGAACTCAAACGGCTCCGCCGCTACGGGCTGATCATCGTCGATGAAGTCGGCTATCTGCCCTTCGAGCAAGACGCAGCGAACTTGTTCTTCCAGCTCGTGTCCTCCCGCTACGAACACGCGTCGCTGATCCTGACCAGCAACCTCACCTTCGCCAAATGGGGTGACGTCTTCGGGGACCAGGCCGTCGCAGCAGCGATGATCGATCGAATCGTGCACCACGCCGACGTACTCACACTGAAAGGCGCGAGCTACCGACTCAAGAACGCAGGCATCGACACACTGCCGTCTGTCAAAGCCGAAACACGCAGCTAA
- a CDS encoding DUF3800 domain-containing protein, giving the protein MATPIHFTSSRTSAGLQAADLAAYFHHRRCTKEEHHPAARATMARLAQEVSPATVHDWVWLP; this is encoded by the coding sequence ATCGCTACCCCTATCCACTTCACGTCGTCGAGGACCAGCGCAGGGTTGCAGGCCGCCGACCTTGCCGCATATTTTCATCATCGCCGCTGCACTAAGGAGGAGCACCATCCCGCTGCGCGCGCGACGATGGCGAGACTGGCTCAGGAAGTCAGTCCGGCCACAGTTCATGATTGGGTATGGCTGCCCTGA
- the gyrA gene encoding DNA gyrase subunit A, giving the protein MTDETPTGDQQAPDSSGAITDRIEQVDLQLEMQRSYLDYAMSVIVGRALPDVRDGLKPVHRRVIYAMYDGGYRPDRAFSKSARVVGEVMGQFHPHGDTSIYDALVRLIQPWSLRYPLALGQGNFGSAGNDGAAAPRYTETKMAPLALEMVRDIQEETVDFQDNYDGRTLEPVVLPARFPNLLVNGSVGIAVGMATNIPPHNLREVAAGAIWYLENPDATREELQDALIQRIKGPDFPTGAQILGVKGIHDAYRTGRGSITMRAVVSVEELQGRTCLVVTELPYQVNPDNLAIKIAELVKDGKVAGIADIRDETSGRTGQRLVIVLKRDAVAKVVLNNLYKHTSLQENFGANMLAIVDGIPRTLPIDGFISEWVAHQIDVIVRRTQFRLREAEERMHILRGYLKALDALDEVIALIRRSDTVDDARTGLMALLEIDEIQSDAILTMQLRRLAALERQKIHDEADALQVKIDEFHVILGSPARQREIIVEELTEIATKFGDDRRTEIMFGFDGDMNVEDLIPEEEMVVTVTRGGYIKRTRSDNYRSQHRGGKGVKGAQLRADDVVEHFFVTTTHHWLLFFTNKGRVYRAKAYELQEAGRDAKGQHVANLLALAPDEQIAQILDIRDYKAATYLVLATREGLLKKTALSEYDTNRSGGIIAINLREDDELVSALLVEEDSDVLLVSKLGMSIRFTASNESLRPMGRSTAGVIGMKFREDDYLLDASVVSEAGFVFVVTEGGYAKRTSVDQYRVQGRGGLGIKVAKLQEERGELAGSLIVDEDDEVLVVLASGKVVRSAVAEVPAKGRDTMGVVFARFADEDRIIALAKNTERTVVSEDSAEVEPSEDAGEETIDE; this is encoded by the coding sequence ATGACTGACGAAACCCCCACCGGCGACCAGCAGGCACCCGACTCGAGCGGCGCCATCACCGACCGCATCGAGCAGGTCGACCTGCAGCTCGAGATGCAGCGCTCGTACCTCGACTACGCGATGAGTGTGATCGTGGGGCGCGCGCTTCCGGATGTTCGTGACGGCCTGAAGCCAGTGCACCGTCGTGTGATCTACGCGATGTACGACGGCGGTTACCGGCCCGACCGGGCCTTTTCGAAGTCGGCTCGTGTCGTCGGCGAGGTCATGGGGCAGTTCCACCCGCACGGTGACACCTCGATCTACGATGCACTGGTGCGCCTCATCCAGCCGTGGAGCCTGCGCTACCCGCTCGCTCTCGGCCAGGGCAACTTCGGTTCTGCCGGCAACGATGGCGCAGCCGCGCCGCGATACACCGAGACCAAGATGGCTCCCCTCGCGCTCGAGATGGTGCGTGACATTCAAGAAGAGACCGTCGACTTTCAAGACAACTACGACGGCCGCACGCTCGAGCCTGTCGTGCTGCCGGCCCGCTTTCCGAACCTGCTGGTCAACGGGTCGGTGGGTATCGCGGTGGGCATGGCCACGAACATCCCGCCGCACAACCTGCGTGAGGTCGCAGCCGGCGCCATCTGGTACCTCGAAAACCCCGACGCCACGCGCGAAGAGCTGCAAGACGCGCTGATCCAGCGCATCAAGGGCCCCGATTTTCCGACCGGTGCCCAAATACTTGGGGTCAAGGGCATCCACGATGCCTATCGCACGGGTCGCGGGTCGATCACGATGCGCGCTGTCGTCAGTGTCGAAGAGCTACAGGGGCGCACCTGCCTCGTGGTGACCGAGCTGCCGTACCAGGTGAACCCCGACAATTTGGCGATCAAGATCGCCGAATTGGTGAAAGACGGCAAGGTCGCCGGTATCGCCGACATTCGCGACGAGACGTCAGGTCGAACGGGTCAGCGACTCGTCATCGTGCTCAAGCGCGACGCCGTGGCCAAGGTGGTGCTGAACAACCTCTACAAGCACACCTCGTTGCAAGAGAACTTCGGCGCGAACATGCTGGCGATCGTCGACGGCATTCCGCGTACGCTGCCGATCGACGGTTTCATCTCCGAGTGGGTCGCTCACCAGATCGACGTCATCGTTCGGCGCACCCAGTTTCGGCTGCGTGAGGCCGAAGAGCGCATGCACATCTTGCGCGGGTATCTCAAGGCACTGGATGCTCTCGATGAGGTCATCGCGCTCATCCGTCGTTCAGACACCGTCGACGACGCCCGAACGGGCCTCATGGCGCTGCTCGAGATCGACGAGATCCAGTCGGATGCGATTCTTACCATGCAGCTGCGCCGTCTTGCGGCGCTCGAGCGCCAGAAGATCCACGACGAAGCTGATGCACTGCAGGTCAAGATCGACGAGTTCCACGTGATTCTGGGCAGCCCGGCGCGTCAGCGCGAGATTATCGTCGAAGAGCTCACCGAGATCGCCACGAAGTTCGGTGACGACCGGCGCACCGAGATCATGTTCGGGTTCGACGGCGATATGAACGTCGAAGACCTCATCCCGGAAGAAGAGATGGTGGTGACGGTCACGCGCGGCGGCTACATCAAGCGCACGCGTAGCGACAACTACCGCAGTCAGCACCGCGGTGGTAAGGGCGTCAAGGGCGCCCAGCTGCGCGCAGACGACGTCGTCGAACACTTCTTCGTGACGACCACGCATCATTGGCTGCTGTTCTTCACGAACAAGGGGCGCGTCTACCGCGCCAAGGCGTACGAGCTGCAAGAGGCGGGTCGCGATGCGAAGGGCCAGCATGTTGCAAACCTGCTTGCGCTCGCGCCCGACGAGCAGATCGCGCAGATTCTCGACATTCGCGACTACAAGGCGGCGACCTACTTGGTGCTCGCCACTCGCGAGGGGTTGCTGAAGAAGACGGCGCTGAGCGAGTACGACACGAATCGCTCGGGTGGCATCATCGCGATCAACCTGCGTGAAGACGATGAGCTCGTCTCTGCGCTGCTGGTCGAAGAAGATTCGGATGTTCTGCTCGTCTCCAAGCTGGGCATGTCGATTCGCTTCACCGCGTCGAACGAGTCGTTGCGCCCGATGGGCCGGTCGACGGCGGGCGTGATCGGCATGAAGTTCCGCGAAGACGATTACCTGCTCGACGCTTCGGTCGTGTCAGAGGCCGGTTTCGTGTTCGTGGTGACCGAAGGCGGGTACGCCAAGCGCACGTCAGTCGACCAATACCGCGTTCAGGGCCGTGGTGGTCTCGGCATCAAGGTGGCGAAACTGCAGGAGGAGCGCGGCGAGCTCGCCGGCTCGCTCATCGTCGACGAGGACGACGAGGTCTTGGTGGTTCTTGCCAGCGGCAAGGTGGTACGCTCTGCCGTGGCCGAAGTCCCGGCTAAAGGCCGAGACACCATGGGTGTTGTCTTTGCACGATTTGCCGATGAAGATCGCATTATCGCGCTGGCCAAAAACACCGAACGCACCGTAGTTTCGGAAGACTCTGCCGAGGTAGAGCCCTCGGAAGATGCCGGAGAGGAAACCATCGATGAGTAA
- a CDS encoding DUF721 domain-containing protein, producing MPDLMPDETPAPPLSESRSVYLRFKRVFGDASATVRPNARKNRAPAGESVPYGLGRDPKGISSVMDGLTNDLGWSGSLAKSDLMLAWREIAGDETAEHSHPTEITDSVLSVQCDSTAWATQLRLMRSMIMTRIANEYPEAGIQSIRFLAPDAPSWKRGSRSIPGRGPRDTYG from the coding sequence ATGCCTGACCTGATGCCTGACGAGACCCCGGCACCACCACTGAGCGAATCACGTTCGGTCTATCTGCGTTTCAAACGGGTCTTCGGCGACGCCTCGGCCACCGTTCGGCCCAACGCGCGCAAGAATCGCGCACCCGCCGGTGAATCGGTGCCCTACGGGCTGGGCCGCGACCCCAAGGGCATCAGTTCGGTCATGGATGGTCTCACCAACGATCTGGGCTGGTCGGGGTCACTGGCGAAGTCCGATCTGATGCTCGCCTGGCGCGAGATAGCCGGTGACGAGACGGCGGAGCACAGTCATCCGACAGAAATAACGGACTCCGTTTTGAGTGTTCAGTGTGATTCCACAGCGTGGGCAACACAATTGCGATTGATGCGTTCGATGATCATGACGCGCATCGCGAACGAGTACCCGGAAGCGGGCATCCAATCGATTCGGTTTCTGGCACCAGACGCTCCCTCGTGGAAAAGAGGTTCCAGATCAATTCCAGGGCGGGGTCCACGCGATACTTACGGCTGA
- a CDS encoding DUF3800 domain-containing protein, translated as MLVSYVDESYSDDFYFIAAAIAPRETWERVAKSFVEIRGATARLHGTALDIELHGHELMGGKGEWTILRGRHREAAGVYLAALKICRVEGVKYVFRGVDLVRLRKRYAKPAAPHGIVFGHLLERIDDYAKRLNEDDKVIVIADEIATQAVHQKEFESYTLTGTPGYRVGDA; from the coding sequence ATGCTCGTTTCTTACGTCGATGAGTCTTATAGCGATGACTTCTACTTCATTGCTGCCGCAATCGCGCCTCGCGAGACCTGGGAGCGTGTAGCGAAGTCATTCGTTGAGATTCGAGGTGCGACTGCGCGACTCCACGGGACTGCACTGGACATCGAGTTGCACGGACACGAATTGATGGGAGGGAAGGGTGAGTGGACGATACTACGCGGACGTCATCGAGAAGCGGCGGGCGTGTATTTGGCTGCGCTCAAGATATGTCGAGTAGAGGGAGTGAAGTATGTGTTTCGGGGGGTCGATCTTGTGCGCCTGCGTAAGCGCTACGCGAAACCGGCCGCACCCCACGGCATAGTCTTCGGCCACCTTCTCGAACGTATTGATGACTACGCCAAGCGGCTCAACGAAGACGACAAAGTTATTGTCATAGCAGACGAGATCGCGACACAGGCAGTGCACCAAAAAGAATTTGAGTCATACACGCTGACGGGAACTCCCGGCTACCGTGTCGGCGACGCTTGA
- the gnd gene encoding phosphogluconate dehydrogenase (NAD(+)-dependent, decarboxylating), with translation MNLGLIGLGKMGNNMRERLRKGGIDVVGYDSNPAVSDVADLAALAAALPTPRIVWVMVPSGAITDSVITELAGVLEDGDLIIDGGNSRFTEDFKHAEQLAPQGISFVDAGVSGGIWGLVNGYGLMVGGKQEDVERAMPIFDVLRPEGPRAEGFVHVGEVGAGHYAKMVHNGIEYALMQAYAEGYELLDTKKDIIKDVTGTFKAWQRGTVVRSWLLELLVKALEEDPEFDDIEGYVDDSGEGRWTIEEAIENAVPVPTISASIFARFVSRQKDSPAMKAVAALRNQFGGHAVKKVD, from the coding sequence GTGAACCTCGGACTCATCGGCCTCGGCAAAATGGGCAACAACATGCGCGAGCGCCTGCGTAAGGGCGGCATCGACGTCGTGGGCTACGACAGCAATCCGGCGGTCAGCGACGTCGCCGATCTGGCTGCACTTGCTGCAGCTCTGCCTACTCCGCGCATCGTGTGGGTCATGGTTCCGTCGGGCGCCATCACCGATTCGGTGATCACCGAGCTCGCCGGTGTTCTCGAAGACGGTGACCTCATCATCGACGGCGGCAACTCGCGATTCACCGAAGACTTCAAACACGCCGAGCAGCTCGCTCCCCAGGGCATCAGTTTTGTCGATGCGGGGGTCTCCGGTGGTATCTGGGGTCTCGTCAACGGTTACGGCCTGATGGTCGGCGGCAAGCAAGAAGACGTCGAGCGCGCCATGCCCATCTTCGACGTGCTTCGACCCGAGGGCCCGCGTGCCGAAGGATTCGTGCACGTCGGTGAGGTCGGCGCCGGTCACTACGCGAAAATGGTGCACAACGGCATCGAGTATGCGTTGATGCAGGCCTACGCCGAGGGCTACGAACTGCTCGACACCAAGAAAGACATCATCAAAGATGTCACCGGAACGTTCAAAGCTTGGCAGCGTGGCACCGTCGTGCGCTCCTGGCTTCTGGAGCTACTCGTCAAGGCGCTCGAAGAAGATCCGGAATTCGACGACATCGAAGGTTATGTCGACGACTCGGGCGAGGGCCGCTGGACCATCGAAGAGGCGATCGAGAATGCCGTTCCGGTGCCGACCATCAGTGCATCCATTTTTGCCCGGTTCGTTTCACGCCAGAAAGACTCCCCGGCGATGAAGGCCGTCGCCGCTCTGCGCAACCAGTTCGGTGGTCACGCAGTGAAAAAGGTCGACTAG
- the gyrB gene encoding DNA topoisomerase (ATP-hydrolyzing) subunit B yields MTSPLDQSDSEDEYGADAIQILEGLEAVRKRPGMYIGSTGPRGLHHLVYEVVDNSVDEALAGYCDTILVTMRKDGGIRVVDNGRGIPVDLNVSQNKSTVEVVLTILHAGGKFGGGGYSVSGGLHGVGISVVNALSSELDVEVRRQGHVWRQSYKHGVPQAPLSQDEVSTETGTTTTFWPSAETFETVEFDYETLRARFQQMAFLNKGLRITLTDERGEEDVVVSYLYEKGLVDYVEYLNRAKKNELVHDEVISFESEDTDRKISLEVAMQWTNGYTESVHTYANTINTHEGGTHEEGFRAALTSLVNRYAREKSILKEKDENLSGDDVREGLTAVVSVKLAEPQFEGQTKTKLGNTEAKAFVQRVAGKELADWFDRNPTQARDIIRKAIQASQARMAARKAREQTRRKGLLEGGGMPGKLKDCSSRDPAKSEIFIVEGDSAGGSAIQGRNPETQAILPLRGKILNVEKARLDRALGNNEVQAMITAFGAGIGEDFNPDKARYHKIVLMADADVDGQHITTLLLTLVFRYMRPLIELGYVYLAMPPLYRLKWTNAPHEYVYSDTERDALLEHGAAAGKRIPKENGIQRYKGLGEMDYRELWDTTMDPDTRTLRQITLDDAAAADEIFSTLMGEDVESRRNFIQKNAKDVRFLDI; encoded by the coding sequence ATGACATCCCCACTAGACCAGTCTGACTCCGAAGACGAATACGGCGCAGATGCGATCCAGATTCTCGAGGGTCTCGAGGCGGTTCGCAAACGCCCCGGAATGTACATCGGGTCGACCGGCCCCCGGGGCCTGCATCACCTTGTCTACGAGGTCGTCGACAACTCGGTCGATGAAGCGCTCGCGGGCTATTGCGACACCATTCTCGTCACCATGCGCAAAGACGGCGGCATCCGTGTCGTCGACAACGGCCGAGGTATTCCGGTCGATCTGAATGTCAGCCAGAACAAGTCGACGGTAGAGGTCGTGCTCACGATTCTGCACGCCGGCGGAAAGTTCGGTGGTGGCGGGTATTCCGTGTCGGGTGGACTGCACGGCGTGGGCATCTCCGTGGTGAACGCCCTCTCGTCCGAACTCGACGTCGAGGTTCGCCGACAGGGTCACGTGTGGCGGCAGAGCTACAAGCACGGCGTTCCGCAGGCACCGCTGTCGCAAGACGAGGTCTCGACCGAGACCGGTACGACCACCACGTTCTGGCCCAGCGCCGAGACGTTCGAGACCGTCGAGTTCGATTACGAGACCCTGCGCGCGCGGTTCCAGCAGATGGCGTTCTTGAACAAGGGCCTGCGCATCACACTCACCGACGAGCGCGGCGAAGAAGACGTGGTCGTCAGTTATCTCTATGAGAAGGGTCTCGTCGACTATGTCGAGTACCTGAACCGTGCCAAGAAGAACGAACTCGTGCACGACGAGGTCATCTCGTTCGAGAGCGAAGACACCGATCGTAAGATCTCGCTCGAAGTGGCGATGCAGTGGACGAACGGGTACACCGAAAGCGTTCACACCTACGCCAACACCATCAACACTCACGAGGGCGGAACGCACGAAGAAGGTTTTCGTGCTGCACTCACGTCGTTGGTGAACCGCTACGCGCGGGAGAAGAGCATCCTGAAGGAGAAAGACGAGAACCTCAGCGGCGACGACGTTCGTGAGGGTCTGACCGCGGTGGTCTCGGTGAAGCTCGCCGAGCCACAGTTCGAGGGCCAGACTAAGACGAAGCTCGGCAACACCGAGGCCAAGGCGTTCGTTCAGCGTGTCGCCGGTAAAGAACTCGCCGACTGGTTCGACCGTAACCCCACGCAGGCGCGCGACATCATCCGTAAGGCCATCCAGGCGTCGCAGGCTCGCATGGCTGCCCGCAAGGCTCGCGAACAGACCCGTCGTAAGGGCCTGCTCGAAGGCGGCGGCATGCCGGGCAAGCTCAAAGACTGCTCGAGCCGCGACCCCGCGAAGAGCGAGATCTTCATCGTGGAGGGTGACTCGGCCGGCGGGTCGGCCATTCAGGGCCGAAACCCCGAGACCCAGGCCATCCTGCCTTTGCGCGGCAAGATCTTGAACGTCGAGAAGGCCCGGCTCGACCGCGCCCTCGGCAACAACGAGGTTCAGGCGATGATCACGGCGTTCGGCGCCGGTATCGGCGAAGACTTCAACCCCGATAAGGCGAGATACCACAAGATCGTCTTGATGGCAGATGCCGACGTCGACGGTCAGCACATCACCACGCTGCTGCTGACCCTGGTGTTCCGGTACATGCGCCCGCTCATCGAGCTCGGTTACGTGTACCTCGCCATGCCGCCGCTGTACCGCTTGAAGTGGACGAACGCGCCGCACGAGTACGTGTACTCCGATACCGAGCGCGACGCTCTGCTCGAGCACGGTGCTGCGGCCGGCAAGCGCATTCCGAAAGAGAACGGCATTCAGCGCTACAAGGGTCTGGGCGAGATGGACTACCGCGAGCTCTGGGACACCACGATGGACCCCGACACCCGCACGCTGCGCCAGATCACGCTCGACGATGCTGCTGCGGCCGACGAGATATTCTCCACGCTCATGGGTGAAGATGTCGAGTCTCGGCGCAACTTCATCCAGAAGAACGCGAAAGACGTTCGGTTCCTCGACATTTAG
- the recF gene encoding DNA replication/repair protein RecF (All proteins in this family for which functions are known are DNA-binding proteins that assist the filamentation of RecA onto DNA for the initiation of recombination or recombinational repair.): protein MLVRHLSLTDYRNYASAEVALRPGANLFVGSNGQGKTNLVEALGYLSTLGSHRVSGDRALIRSTEQSAIIRARLENQGRELLVEVQINRDAANRAQVNRSVVKVREIPRYFSSVLFAPEDLALVRGEPSGRRRFLDQLLVARIPRLAGVMTDYERVLKQRNTLLKSARSSGLKGAQLTTLDIWDERLVALGSEIIVEREALVGRLRPHVESAYLAVAGADHSPRLAVRLSILGTLVDDDDSAPTESLDVVPSGSLSDRSDVEQQFRAALVRVRRQELDRGITLSGPHRDDVYFELNGLPAKGYASHGESWSFALAVKLASAELLRTDSVTGDPVVILDDVFAELDAARRSRLAMAVGDYEQVLITSAVFDDVPEQLTAHTVHISAGTIVDEAVDA, encoded by the coding sequence ATGCTGGTTCGTCATCTCAGCCTGACCGACTACCGCAACTACGCCTCAGCCGAGGTGGCCCTGCGGCCGGGTGCCAACCTCTTCGTCGGTAGCAACGGGCAGGGTAAGACGAACCTCGTCGAGGCACTCGGCTACCTGAGCACGCTCGGTTCGCATCGAGTGTCGGGTGATCGGGCGCTGATTCGAAGCACGGAGCAGTCCGCGATCATCCGTGCTCGGTTGGAGAACCAGGGTCGGGAGCTGTTGGTCGAGGTGCAGATCAATCGCGACGCGGCCAACCGCGCCCAGGTGAATCGTTCCGTGGTGAAGGTGCGCGAAATTCCGCGCTACTTCTCGAGCGTGCTTTTCGCCCCCGAAGACCTGGCGCTCGTGCGCGGTGAGCCGTCGGGCCGGCGTCGGTTTCTCGACCAATTGCTCGTGGCACGTATTCCGCGCCTTGCGGGCGTGATGACCGATTACGAGCGTGTGCTGAAGCAGCGCAACACCCTGCTGAAGTCGGCGAGGTCGTCGGGACTCAAAGGGGCGCAGTTGACAACGCTCGACATCTGGGACGAACGACTCGTCGCACTCGGTTCCGAGATCATCGTGGAGCGCGAAGCGTTGGTCGGCCGATTGCGGCCGCACGTCGAATCCGCCTACCTGGCTGTGGCGGGTGCCGACCATTCGCCCCGGCTTGCTGTTCGATTGAGTATTCTAGGCACGCTGGTCGACGACGATGACAGTGCTCCGACGGAATCCCTCGATGTGGTTCCGTCGGGTTCTCTTTCTGACAGGTCTGATGTCGAACAGCAGTTCCGCGCCGCGCTGGTGCGGGTTCGCCGCCAGGAGCTCGATCGTGGCATCACGTTGAGCGGGCCGCACCGCGACGATGTCTATTTCGAATTGAACGGCCTGCCGGCCAAGGGATACGCGAGCCACGGCGAATCGTGGTCGTTCGCTCTTGCAGTGAAACTGGCGTCGGCCGAGTTATTGCGCACCGACTCGGTCACGGGCGACCCCGTGGTCATCCTCGACGACGTGTTCGCCGAGCTCGATGCGGCGAGGCGATCCAGACTCGCGATGGCCGTCGGCGACTACGAACAGGTTCTGATCACGTCGGCGGTGTTCGACGATGTTCCCGAACAACTCACCGCACATACGGTGCACATCTCGGCTGGCACGATCGTCGACGAGGCTGTTGATGCCTGA
- the istA gene encoding IS21 family transposase: protein MITLEDWALIRRLAADGVPKARIAAQLGISRTTVVKAVASESSPKYERAPAVTSFSGFEDRVRSLLQDVPSMPATVIAERVGWPGSITWFRQNVARLRPEYRPIDPADRLLYDAGDQAQCDLWFPPAEVPTQGRTAPLPVLVIVASHSRFITARMLPSRTTPDLVAGMWSLLAEQLGAVPRRLIWDNEAGIGRRNKLAEGVTGFTGALATRIVQLKPFDPESKGIVERANGYLETSFLPGRRFASPDDFNRQLTEWLPRANNRKVRSLNARPVDLISNDRARMLPLPPVVPTLGHQNRVRLGRDYYVSIAGNDYSVDPTASGRMIDIRADLSHVTVRQGDRLVASHDREWGSGIIVTAPEHVQTAARLRAEFQQPRPSGSEELELVRDLADYDRAFGIEVA, encoded by the coding sequence GTGATCACTTTGGAGGATTGGGCGTTGATTCGTCGTCTGGCAGCGGATGGGGTTCCGAAGGCGCGGATCGCAGCGCAGTTGGGTATCTCGCGGACCACGGTCGTGAAGGCGGTGGCGTCGGAATCGTCACCGAAGTACGAGCGGGCACCGGCCGTGACGTCGTTCAGCGGGTTCGAGGATCGGGTGCGGTCTCTGCTGCAGGATGTTCCCTCGATGCCCGCGACAGTGATCGCGGAGCGGGTGGGCTGGCCGGGGTCGATCACCTGGTTCCGACAGAACGTGGCCAGGTTGCGGCCGGAGTATCGGCCGATCGATCCCGCGGACCGACTGCTGTACGACGCCGGCGATCAGGCGCAGTGCGATCTATGGTTCCCGCCGGCCGAGGTGCCAACGCAGGGCCGGACAGCGCCGTTACCGGTGTTGGTGATCGTGGCCTCGCACTCGAGGTTCATCACGGCACGGATGCTGCCCTCGCGGACGACACCGGACCTCGTCGCCGGGATGTGGTCTTTGCTCGCGGAGCAACTCGGCGCGGTACCTCGGCGACTGATCTGGGACAACGAGGCTGGCATCGGCCGCCGGAACAAACTCGCCGAGGGAGTGACAGGGTTCACCGGGGCGTTAGCGACGAGGATCGTGCAGCTGAAACCATTTGATCCCGAGTCCAAGGGCATCGTCGAACGCGCCAACGGATACCTCGAAACGTCGTTCCTCCCCGGCCGACGCTTCGCATCACCGGATGACTTCAACCGACAGCTGACCGAGTGGCTGCCACGCGCGAACAACCGGAAAGTGCGGTCGTTGAACGCACGCCCGGTCGACCTGATCAGTAACGATCGGGCCCGGATGCTGCCATTGCCGCCCGTCGTCCCGACGTTGGGGCATCAGAACCGGGTCCGGCTCGGCCGCGACTACTATGTGAGCATCGCAGGGAATGACTACTCCGTCGACCCGACAGCATCAGGCCGGATGATCGATATCCGCGCCGATCTATCGCACGTCACGGTGCGGCAAGGCGATCGGCTGGTGGCCTCACACGATCGCGAATGGGGCTCCGGGATTATCGTGACGGCACCAGAGCATGTTCAGACCGCAGCGCGGCTGCGTGCGGAGTTCCAACAACCCAGGCCCTCGGGCTCCGAGGAACTCGAGCTCGTGCGTGACCTCGCCGATTACGATCGTGCGTTCGGGATCGAGGTCGCGTGA
- a CDS encoding DUF3566 domain-containing protein — MSNVAEKLAKKSSRPAQTKQVRLRLVYVDFWSILKLSFLWSIILGIITVVAAFLIWSLLNQTGVFNSINSVLTEIAGQGNFNLNDFASLGQVMGFAVIVAILDVIVITALGAIAAVLYNLTVKITGGVMLGFTNK; from the coding sequence ATGAGTAATGTGGCCGAAAAACTCGCCAAGAAGTCATCTAGACCCGCCCAGACCAAGCAGGTGCGCCTGCGTCTGGTGTACGTCGACTTCTGGTCGATTCTGAAGCTGTCATTCCTCTGGTCGATCATTCTCGGCATCATCACGGTCGTGGCGGCGTTCCTGATCTGGTCGTTGCTGAACCAGACGGGCGTGTTCAACTCGATCAACAGCGTTCTCACAGAAATCGCAGGCCAGGGCAACTTCAACCTGAACGACTTCGCTTCGCTCGGCCAGGTCATGGGCTTTGCGGTGATCGTCGCGATTCTCGACGTGATTGTGATCACCGCGCTCGGCGCGATCGCAGCGGTTCTTTACAACCTCACGGTGAAAATCACCGGCGGAGTCATGCTCGGTTTTACGAACAAGTAG